A single Thermaerobacter sp. FW80 DNA region contains:
- a CDS encoding FMN-binding glutamate synthase family protein, with the protein MQTPVTGASGLATLFAVTLAAVLVGLASAILSLWAVRRRLLDRTVDGAVRRLLSDPYPENLWDLAVGMQRVPPTVLLELELRAHKGALLERPLGSVTRRSQWEDIAFNPAQLVRPPLPPDAPVDTSVVLGPEAGRPLRLETPLLVGAMGYGVGVSRAVALALARGAHQVGTAYNAGSGPILPELLDGRGPLILQFTGGAWTRDPAVLARADMVEIRLGHGARGALGRRFDATRLPPEVRRLLGRGADAPPVLEAPLPESLDPQAFRQLVDRLRRWTDGAPVAVKLAATHDLERELLAVVDAGVDVVVLDGSEGGTHGTPPVLADDFGIPTLHALVRAAALLEATGLRPRLSLVIGGGLRTPGEALKALALGADAVYLGTAVLMAATHGQLSKAIPFEPITQLVWATGRRARRFDPERGARTVANFLQACTLEMAEAARALGKDSLRAVDRSDLVARTPEAARMLGLPPSWRPPGSGTP; encoded by the coding sequence GTGCAGACACCTGTGACCGGTGCGTCCGGTCTCGCCACCCTCTTCGCGGTCACTTTGGCCGCGGTGCTGGTCGGCCTGGCCAGCGCCATCCTCAGCCTGTGGGCGGTGCGGCGGAGGCTGCTGGACCGCACGGTGGATGGGGCCGTCCGCCGGCTGCTCAGCGATCCCTACCCGGAGAACCTCTGGGACCTGGCTGTGGGGATGCAGCGCGTGCCCCCCACGGTCCTGCTCGAGCTCGAGCTCCGGGCGCACAAGGGTGCGCTCCTCGAGCGGCCCCTGGGCAGCGTCACGCGGCGCAGCCAGTGGGAGGACATCGCCTTCAACCCGGCCCAGCTGGTCCGCCCTCCCTTGCCACCGGACGCCCCGGTGGACACCTCCGTCGTCCTCGGGCCCGAGGCGGGCCGCCCGTTGCGCCTGGAGACCCCCTTGCTGGTCGGTGCCATGGGGTACGGGGTCGGCGTCAGCAGGGCCGTGGCGTTGGCCCTCGCCCGGGGCGCCCATCAGGTGGGGACGGCGTACAACGCCGGGTCGGGCCCCATCCTTCCGGAGCTCCTGGACGGTCGCGGTCCCCTGATCCTCCAGTTCACCGGCGGGGCGTGGACCCGCGACCCCGCCGTCCTGGCGCGGGCCGACATGGTCGAAATCCGCCTCGGCCACGGGGCGCGGGGTGCCCTGGGGCGGCGCTTCGACGCGACCCGCCTGCCCCCTGAGGTGCGCCGCCTGCTGGGAAGGGGAGCTGATGCACCCCCGGTCCTCGAGGCCCCTCTGCCCGAATCCCTCGACCCGCAGGCCTTCCGGCAGCTGGTCGACCGGCTGCGCCGGTGGACCGATGGGGCCCCGGTGGCCGTCAAGCTGGCGGCGACCCACGACCTGGAGCGGGAGCTCCTGGCGGTGGTCGACGCCGGGGTCGACGTCGTCGTCCTGGACGGGTCCGAAGGGGGCACCCACGGGACGCCCCCGGTCCTGGCGGACGACTTCGGCATCCCCACGCTCCACGCGTTGGTGCGGGCGGCGGCCCTGCTCGAGGCCACGGGCCTCCGTCCGCGGCTCAGCCTGGTCATCGGCGGTGGGCTGCGCACCCCGGGTGAGGCTCTCAAAGCCCTCGCCCTGGGCGCTGACGCCGTCTACCTGGGGACCGCCGTGCTGATGGCGGCCACCCACGGCCAGCTCAGCAAGGCCATCCCCTTTGAGCCCATCACCCAGCTGGTGTGGGCGACGGGGCGGCGGGCACGCCGGTTCGACCCCGAGCGCGGGGCACGGACCGTCGCCAACTTCCTTCAGGCATGCACCCTGGAGATGGCCGAGGCAGCCCGGGCCCTGGGCAAGGACAGCCTGCGGGCCGTGGACCGGTCGGACCTGGTGGCCCGAACCCCCGAGGCCGCCCGGATGCTGGGGCTGCCGCCGTCGTGGCGTCCTCCGGGGTCCGGGACGCCGTGA